AAAGCCAACTTCCTTCAGTTGAAAAATGTCATAACAatcaaacataataaaactttgCTTCcatcaaataaaagaaaaaaaaaacaaattagcaAAACCAAACTGCAGCCTCAAATCACCTACAGCTTAAAAAGAATCGAACCCACAGCTTCATTCTTGTCTTGATTCATCCAATGATACAAAGGTCTTAACCACCTCTTCCTCCCTGCAAAAGAAGATAACATATCAACCTGATAGATACCTAACAAATCATGTGCTAGTAAGTAGTATGAGGGGATAGTATTTTCACCTTATGTGGTGGGGTTCCTGGTCTAGAAACGTTGTTGAATCCAAATCTTATTTTCTTCTCAGTTGACTTGATGATTTGGAACGAACATGTCAAGCTATCATCAACACTCATCATTGCGCCAGCATTATCAAACTCACCACAGTAATTGGGCGCCGAGAATATCGTCACCAGTTGTCTATTTGCAAAGAACTCATATCCATCTTCCACAACCTGCAAAATCAGTAGCAACAAATTGTTTAAGTGAAAAACTATGTAATAACCTGGTTCTTAAATAAGACATCTAAAGATACACTTGCTAGTGTGTGGTTTTAGCTTTACCTGATGAGCTCGGCAAACAAGATCAAGGTCATGAGTTTGAAGAAACTCAGCCACTATGTCGGCACCAAAAGTATACGAGACACCTCTCTCATTCTCCCCCCAGCCTTTGACTCCTTTTTCAGGATCAGCCCACAACAAATCACAGAGAACACCCTGATCAGGAACATCGATAGGACGAGGAATCCGCCTGATATCATCCAAGCTCTTGAGATCAGGGGAGAGTCCACCGTGCATACAGAGGATCTTGTCGTCAATGAGCGCAGCAACAGGGAGACAGTTGAAGCAGTCGGTGAAACTCTTCCATAGTCTCACGTTGTATTTCCTTTTGCATTCGTCGTAGAATCCGTAGACACGGTTGATAGAAGCGGACTCGTGGTTGCCTCTGAGAAGAAAGAAGTTGAGCTTGTATTTGAGCTTGTAGGCAAGGAGAAGGCATATGGTCTCAATGCTCTGCTTACCACGATCAACATAGTCCCCAAGGAACAAGTAGTTGGCAGCTGGAGGATAGCCACCGTACTCAAACAACCGCAAAAGGTCTGGGAACTGACCGTGAACATCTCCTGATCATCATCAACATATAAACTTCAAATTGTCAATAATTACAGAAGCATGGAAGAGGGTTTAATGCAAGCAACCAAGCACACTGCGAAAAAGTAGGTATAGGTAAGCATCATACATGGTTTCAGAGCTAAAGGTCACATCTTCACTCCACAGGAGAAACCATAACTTGAAGTAACAACAACACACCCATACACaaatcattttcaaaataaaccTAATAGCTTCCCCGAAACAACATAGTTACAAAGCAAAACCCACAATTATGGTAGCAGGAAAGAGGGTTTAATGCAAGCAAGCAAGCACACTGAGAAAATGTAGGTATAGGTAACCATCAAATGAATCTAAATCAAGTATTATGATAGACTAGATTGGAGTTTCAGGTTAGTCATCACAGCTAAAGAACATGGTTTCTCAGAGACACAAAAGGTTAAAGGTCACAACTTCACTACACAGCTAAAGCCATTACTTGAAGTAAACCTAATAGCTTTCCTCAACAACATAGTGACAAAGTTAAACACTTTACATAAGAAAATGCAATTCTACCAAGAACCCACAACACAAGAGGAAAAGAAAGCAGAGATAAACATGTGGAAGATTGAAAGGATGTATCTTTGTTGAGTGATAATTATACCGCAAATCTTGATAGGAGCTTCGAGCTCGAGGAGATTAGGCTGGCTGAGAAACACCTCTTTGGAAGCATAGCAGAGCTGACGTATCTCCGCCTCAAGTAGCTTTACCTGCTGCTTCGCCGCCTTCCCGTTATTCGTTTCCAGTAGCCTCCTTATTATGTCGTCTAGCAAGTTCTCGTCCATCGT
This genomic stretch from Raphanus sativus cultivar WK10039 chromosome 3, ASM80110v3, whole genome shotgun sequence harbors:
- the LOC108847812 gene encoding serine/threonine-protein phosphatase PP1 isozyme 6, which produces MVLYPNHSKLHLQDKETGRTYVVGVRVRSWVEPFRGRYPGFTNRCVFFTYLTLSLNNRLSQREKRDLGLTMDENLLDDIIRRLLETNNGKAAKQQVKLLEAEIRQLCYASKEVFLSQPNLLELEAPIKICGDVHGQFPDLLRLFEYGGYPPAANYLFLGDYVDRGKQSIETICLLLAYKLKYKLNFFLLRGNHESASINRVYGFYDECKRKYNVRLWKSFTDCFNCLPVAALIDDKILCMHGGLSPDLKSLDDIRRIPRPIDVPDQGVLCDLLWADPEKGVKGWGENERGVSYTFGADIVAEFLQTHDLDLVCRAHQVVEDGYEFFANRQLVTIFSAPNYCGEFDNAGAMMSVDDSLTCSFQIIKSTEKKIRFGFNNVSRPGTPPHKGGRGG